The DNA segment GGCCACGGAGACGGACCTGGATTTTATCAACCAAACCGTCCTCAATAATCATTCCCTCAGGAGGATTGGTCATGACCACTGGCATTTCAAGCCACGTTTCAACCACTTCTCGTCCGGTGACTAGGAACCATGTGAAGATAGCCAGAGCAAGAGCAAGAATCATTGTTTGCCAATTCTTCATCATAACTCAGCGCCCCAAAGCGTTTCTCAAGACCCGACGCAAACGGATGGCATCCAGACTGGTAGTCAGTCGTCCATTCATAGCAACAGAAACCTCACCTCTTTCCTCGGAAACGACAATGGTGATGGCGTCAGACCCTTCGCTGATTCCCAAAGCCGCCCGATGCCGGGTACCGTACATTGGTTGGCCACGCAATTTATTTGATAAGGGAAGGATGCAAGCGGCGGCAACGATTCTGTCTCGCCTGACGATTACGGCACCATCATGAAGTGGGGTCTCAGTTACGAAAATAGTCTTGAGCAGTTCAGTGCTTATCTTGGCATCAACCTCTACCCCCCTCTCAATAATATCACCAAGAGGCATCGATTTCTCGATGACAACGATAGCCCCGGTATGCGTCATAGACATGGCCATAACCGCTTCAGTGAGTTGATCAAGGGTGGTATCACGAACATTCGACTTTGCCCAAAACCGTTTGGTCCCAACACTTGCCAATCCCATTCGGATGTCATTTTTGAATAAAATGACAACAACAAGGAAGATGGACGTCAG comes from the Pseudodesulfovibrio piezophilus C1TLV30 genome and includes:
- the cdaA gene encoding diadenylate cyclase CdaA — protein: MFELFGIQITWRVVLDIGLVAFLYYNVILLVRGTRAAAVLYGLVVVLVVYYISDIFNLYTLNALLGEFLTSIFLVVVILFKNDIRMGLASVGTKRFWAKSNVRDTTLDQLTEAVMAMSMTHTGAIVVIEKSMPLGDIIERGVEVDAKISTELLKTIFVTETPLHDGAVIVRRDRIVAAACILPLSNKLRGQPMYGTRHRAALGISEGSDAITIVVSEERGEVSVAMNGRLTTSLDAIRLRRVLRNALGR